A portion of the Enterobacter sp. SA187 genome contains these proteins:
- a CDS encoding DUF968 domain-containing protein, producing MRALLKPVVVRDLGVVMFRPGADLLAHFSRGRMLLENEPERLAGLPSGQIPPAAQPLAEDPLLVPVFENEKVIARAGGMSGLENWLMRGGECQYPHGTYHMENVTAFHHAPGVIRVCWHCDNTLRGQSTERLAGIARTNLAQWLIEFVRMALGFDDTHQLTIPELCWWLVRNDLADVIPEELARHALRLPVATIPSVYRESELIPAPAATSIIEEKAKQVLALRIDPESPESFMRRPKRKRWENEKYTRWIKAQPCVCCSSPADDPHHIIGYGQGGMGTKAHDLFVIPLCRAHHDELHADMKAFEEKYGTQPELLLKTLDRALAIGVLA from the coding sequence ATGAGGGCACTTCTCAAACCGGTCGTTGTCCGGGATCTGGGTGTGGTGATGTTCCGTCCTGGAGCAGACTTGCTGGCGCATTTCAGTCGCGGGCGCATGTTGCTGGAGAACGAACCGGAACGTCTGGCCGGGTTACCGTCCGGGCAAATCCCGCCCGCCGCGCAGCCGCTGGCAGAAGATCCGTTGCTGGTACCGGTGTTTGAAAACGAGAAGGTGATCGCGCGCGCTGGCGGCATGTCAGGCCTGGAAAACTGGCTGATGCGCGGCGGTGAATGTCAGTATCCGCACGGTACCTATCACATGGAAAACGTGACGGCATTTCATCATGCGCCCGGCGTGATCCGCGTCTGCTGGCACTGCGATAACACACTGCGCGGCCAGTCCACCGAGCGCCTGGCGGGCATCGCCCGGACGAACCTGGCGCAGTGGCTCATTGAGTTCGTACGAATGGCGCTGGGCTTTGATGATACTCACCAGCTGACGATCCCGGAGCTGTGCTGGTGGCTGGTGCGTAACGATCTGGCTGACGTTATTCCCGAAGAGCTGGCGCGCCACGCGTTGCGCCTGCCGGTGGCAACCATTCCGTCGGTATATCGCGAAAGCGAGCTGATACCGGCGCCGGCGGCCACCAGCATCATTGAGGAAAAGGCGAAGCAGGTGCTGGCGCTGCGCATCGATCCGGAATCGCCGGAGTCCTTTATGCGACGCCCGAAACGTAAGCGCTGGGAGAACGAGAAATACACCAGGTGGATAAAGGCGCAGCCGTGCGTCTGCTGTAGCAGTCCTGCTGACGATCCGCATCACATCATTGGCTACGGCCAGGGCGGAATGGGCACCAAAGCGCATGACCTGTTCGTGATCCCGCTGTGCAGAGCGCATCACGACGAGTTGCACGCTGACATGAAGGCGTTTGAAGAAAAATATGGCACGCAGCCCGAGCTGCTGCTGAAGACATTAGACCGCGCGCTGGCGATCGGCGTACTGGCGTAA
- a CDS encoding phage antirepressor KilAC domain-containing protein, which translates to MNELINVTSALTMSSREIADLVESRHDDVKRSIERLAERSIIQLPPLADVKNHLNQTVSVYLVNKRDSYVVVAQLSPEFTARLVDRWQELEQTQQIHVPQSLPDALRLAADLAEQKQKLTAELASAAPKVEFVDRYCTARGSMSFRQVAKLLGAKEPEFRLFLIDKNIMYRLAGTLTPHHQHIDLGRFEVKTGTSSTTNHAFSQARFTAKGIKWIGGLWAEHLAKGKAA; encoded by the coding sequence ATGAACGAGTTAATCAACGTAACTAGCGCGCTGACAATGTCCAGCCGCGAAATTGCCGATCTGGTGGAGTCACGCCATGACGATGTGAAGCGCTCAATCGAACGCCTGGCTGAGCGAAGCATTATTCAACTTCCGCCACTGGCGGATGTTAAAAATCACCTCAATCAGACGGTCTCCGTCTACCTGGTGAACAAGCGTGACAGCTACGTCGTTGTGGCGCAGCTGTCTCCAGAATTTACCGCGCGGCTGGTTGACCGCTGGCAGGAGCTCGAACAGACGCAGCAAATCCATGTGCCACAATCTCTGCCTGATGCGCTTCGCCTCGCTGCTGATCTGGCAGAGCAAAAGCAGAAGCTGACGGCGGAGCTGGCCTCTGCGGCGCCGAAGGTGGAGTTCGTCGACCGGTACTGTACCGCACGCGGATCCATGTCGTTTCGTCAGGTGGCCAAACTGCTTGGCGCCAAAGAGCCAGAGTTCCGCCTGTTCCTCATCGATAAAAACATCATGTACCGGCTGGCGGGCACGCTGACACCTCATCATCAGCATATCGATCTCGGTCGGTTCGAAGTTAAGACCGGCACTTCGTCAACTACCAACCACGCATTCAGCCAGGCGCGCTTTACCGCCAAAGGCATCAAGTGGATCGGCGGCCTGTGGGCGGAACATCTGGCGAAAGGAAAAGCGGCATGA
- a CDS encoding RusA family crossover junction endodeoxyribonuclease produces the protein MKLTLPFPPSVNTYWRAPNKGPLAGRHLISAAGRKYQSDACAAIIEQLRRLPKPSVEAAAVEIILYPPDARRRDIDNYNKALFDALTHAGVWEDDSQVKRMLVEWGPVIKKGRVEITISKFETVASAVAE, from the coding sequence ATGAAACTGACGCTGCCATTTCCTCCAAGCGTAAACACCTACTGGCGCGCCCCGAATAAGGGGCCGCTGGCCGGGCGCCATCTCATCAGCGCCGCCGGGCGCAAATATCAGAGCGATGCCTGTGCAGCGATCATCGAGCAGTTGCGCCGCTTACCTAAGCCGTCGGTGGAAGCCGCTGCGGTTGAAATCATTCTGTACCCGCCTGACGCCCGACGCCGGGACATCGACAACTACAACAAAGCGCTGTTCGACGCGCTGACGCACGCTGGTGTCTGGGAGGACGATAGCCAGGTAAAACGTATGCTGGTGGAGTGGGGGCCAGTGATAAAGAAGGGAAGGGTAGAAATCACGATCAGCAAATTTGAAACCGTGGCGAGTGCAGTCGCCGAATAA
- a CDS encoding LexA family transcriptional regulator, which produces MKNLTARQQEVLSLIVAFQKEHGIPPTQKEVADLMGAASPNAATELLRALQRKGAITLVPGVSRGISINSQSTEDEAISLLRSLVAGDQHAREEAITFLEMRGVSI; this is translated from the coding sequence ATGAAAAATCTGACCGCCCGCCAACAAGAAGTTTTATCCCTGATCGTGGCTTTCCAGAAAGAGCACGGTATCCCACCAACGCAAAAAGAAGTTGCCGACCTGATGGGCGCGGCGTCTCCGAACGCGGCGACCGAACTGCTACGTGCGCTTCAGCGCAAAGGTGCGATCACCCTGGTGCCGGGCGTAAGCCGGGGCATCTCAATAAACAGCCAAAGCACAGAGGATGAGGCTATATCACTGCTGCGCTCGCTTGTGGCTGGCGATCAGCATGCACGGGAAGAAGCGATCACCTTTCTCGAAATGCGCGGGGTGTCCATATGA
- a CDS encoding phage N-6-adenine-methyltransferase: protein MHNKYCQALAELRSQPTHELKYVGDQWCTPDNIFWGINAMFGPLVLDLFTDGENSKCPDFYTAEDNALAQDWSARLEELHGAAYGNPPYSRASQHDGEYITGMRYIMQHASAMRDKGGRYVFLIKAATSEVWWPEDADHISFIRGRIGFDLPKWFIPKDEKQVPSGAFFAGAIAVFDKNWRGPAISYIDRKDLEARGDAFIAQIRREALRLLAQMQQQNIPEVIPVASDEAAESVSALDEADEVALPSPVTSSEEILPLSYADILAKSGIKAWACVRAVFGDKEEYTFKESKFAHVWASDNVSEPTVVMVSAGDIAVAEVLIAEKSLQLAVSEWLDLNYPENDQGKVDMQERLNIAGMEAMKEYGMAIPTFLDVIKEMDPAARCNIRTIRVTLKDFSSKASLKEDAA, encoded by the coding sequence ATGCATAACAAATATTGCCAGGCGCTTGCCGAACTGCGCAGCCAGCCCACGCATGAACTCAAATATGTTGGCGATCAGTGGTGCACACCAGACAACATCTTCTGGGGTATCAACGCCATGTTCGGCCCGCTGGTGCTCGATCTGTTTACCGACGGTGAAAACTCAAAGTGCCCTGATTTCTATACTGCCGAAGACAATGCTCTGGCGCAGGACTGGTCAGCCCGGCTCGAAGAACTCCATGGCGCGGCCTATGGCAACCCGCCTTACAGTCGTGCATCTCAGCATGACGGCGAATACATCACCGGGATGCGGTACATCATGCAGCACGCCAGCGCGATGCGCGATAAAGGCGGTCGGTATGTATTTCTCATCAAGGCAGCCACCAGCGAAGTGTGGTGGCCGGAAGATGCCGATCACATATCGTTTATCCGCGGGCGAATCGGTTTTGATCTGCCGAAGTGGTTCATTCCGAAAGATGAAAAACAGGTTCCGTCAGGAGCGTTTTTCGCCGGGGCGATTGCTGTATTCGACAAAAACTGGCGCGGCCCGGCGATCAGCTACATCGACCGCAAGGATCTGGAAGCCCGCGGTGATGCATTTATTGCGCAGATCCGCCGCGAAGCGCTGCGCCTGTTAGCCCAGATGCAGCAACAAAATATTCCGGAAGTGATTCCTGTCGCAAGCGATGAGGCTGCCGAAAGCGTATCAGCGCTGGATGAGGCCGATGAAGTTGCGCTGCCATCACCGGTAACCAGTTCTGAAGAAATCCTGCCGCTGAGTTATGCAGATATTCTTGCGAAGAGCGGTATCAAAGCATGGGCCTGTGTCCGGGCGGTGTTCGGCGACAAGGAAGAGTACACCTTCAAAGAGTCAAAATTTGCTCACGTATGGGCTTCCGACAATGTTTCCGAGCCGACCGTTGTCATGGTAAGCGCAGGTGACATTGCTGTGGCGGAAGTTCTGATCGCTGAGAAAAGTTTGCAGCTGGCTGTCAGCGAATGGCTGGATCTAAATTACCCCGAGAATGACCAGGGAAAAGTCGATATGCAGGAACGGCTGAATATCGCAGGTATGGAAGCGATGAAAGAATATGGCATGGCGATCCCGACATTTCTGGATGTCATCAAAGAAATGGATCCCGCGGCGCGCTGCAATATTCGCACTATTCGGGTCACGCTGAAGGATTTCAGCAGCAAAGCCTCCCTGAAGGAGGATGCAGCATGA
- a CDS encoding helix-turn-helix domain-containing protein, producing the protein MSMELMVRAMKAKVGNPLRKLVLIKLADNASDQGECWPSVPYIAEQCEISERSVQNHIKQLVEDGLVSVEERKSSNGLNRTNVYKLNLRTGANAAPSGAQAAPGGESPAPGGEPAAPGGEPAAPVSGAGAAPGISHLSEPVNEPVNENLFDQAWALYPKRAGGNSKSAALKAWDARVREGVAPLVMLEGVKRYAKFVSQTGKIGTEFVKQAKTFFGPDGHYDDDWLIPPSAAAKEDPMFKSSYSGTDYSQRPQGFQVVN; encoded by the coding sequence ATGAGCATGGAATTAATGGTCAGAGCCATGAAAGCTAAAGTGGGAAATCCACTGCGCAAGCTTGTGCTGATCAAACTTGCCGATAATGCCAGCGACCAGGGCGAATGCTGGCCTTCCGTTCCTTATATCGCCGAGCAGTGTGAGATTTCAGAGCGGTCTGTGCAAAACCATATCAAGCAGCTGGTCGAGGATGGTCTGGTTTCGGTTGAAGAACGTAAGTCCTCAAACGGGCTTAACCGCACAAACGTTTACAAACTCAATCTGCGTACTGGTGCAAATGCTGCACCCTCTGGTGCACAGGCTGCGCCAGGTGGTGAATCTCCTGCACCAGGTGGTGAACCTGCTGCACCAGGTGGTGAACCTGCTGCACCGGTTAGTGGTGCAGGAGCTGCACCCGGAATCAGTCACTTATCTGAACCAGTCAATGAACCAGTCAATGAAAACTTATTTGATCAGGCCTGGGCGTTATATCCGAAGCGGGCAGGTGGTAACTCGAAAAGTGCTGCGCTGAAAGCCTGGGATGCCCGCGTTCGGGAAGGGGTAGCACCTCTCGTCATGCTGGAAGGCGTTAAACGCTATGCCAAATTTGTCAGCCAAACAGGCAAGATCGGTACCGAGTTTGTCAAACAGGCTAAAACATTTTTCGGCCCTGACGGCCACTATGATGACGACTGGTTAATCCCTCCTTCCGCCGCGGCAAAAGAAGATCCGATGTTTAAGTCGAGCTATTCCGGTACCGATTACTCACAACGGCCTCAGGGCTTTCAGGTGGTGAACTGA
- a CDS encoding DUF4222 domain-containing protein produces the protein MRELERWFKDRRGIPVRVIRWEPESHRVIYLRSGYPHECFSPLQIFMRDFREIKVGPDEHGINGQSHES, from the coding sequence ATGCGCGAACTCGAAAGGTGGTTTAAAGACCGCCGGGGCATACCCGTCCGTGTCATCCGCTGGGAACCAGAGTCGCACCGGGTTATCTATCTGCGTTCTGGCTACCCACACGAATGCTTCAGCCCGCTCCAAATCTTTATGCGTGATTTCAGGGAAATTAAGGTAGGTCCAGATGAGCATGGAATTAATGGTCAGAGCCATGAAAGCTAA
- a CDS encoding YmfL family putative regulatory protein — translation MDKQHWQVEKQPAWLVTAIKKTISSLPGGYAEAAEWLGVTEDALFNRLRTGGDQIFPMGWAMVLQQASGTKHIADAVSRQSNSVNVPLVDIEDVDNADINQRLMETFEWISEHSRFVRQATADGVIDQAERAQIEENSYQVMAKWQEHLTLLYRVFCAPEKSDASECAAPGVVACRNVEKLTHEQFNGK, via the coding sequence GTGGATAAACAACACTGGCAAGTCGAAAAGCAGCCCGCGTGGTTGGTGACCGCAATTAAAAAGACCATTTCCAGTTTGCCGGGTGGTTACGCCGAAGCGGCTGAATGGCTTGGCGTTACCGAAGATGCGCTGTTTAACCGCCTGCGCACCGGGGGCGATCAGATCTTTCCAATGGGCTGGGCGATGGTACTGCAGCAGGCCAGCGGCACCAAGCACATTGCCGATGCGGTATCACGCCAGTCCAACAGCGTTAATGTTCCGCTGGTGGACATCGAAGACGTGGATAACGCCGACATCAATCAGCGTCTCATGGAAACCTTTGAATGGATCAGTGAGCACTCGCGCTTCGTTCGACAGGCTACAGCCGACGGAGTTATTGACCAGGCAGAACGCGCTCAAATCGAAGAGAACAGCTATCAGGTAATGGCTAAGTGGCAGGAGCATTTAACGCTGCTTTATCGCGTTTTTTGTGCGCCAGAAAAGAGTGACGCCAGCGAGTGTGCAGCCCCTGGCGTCGTGGCGTGTCGTAACGTGGAGAAACTAACGCATGAACAGTTTAACGGTAAATAA
- a CDS encoding YdaS family helix-turn-helix protein — protein MKEYWDSLSKEQQCELAVSVKSTRGYLRLVFNGYKKAGFSLAKKLEEITSGAITKSDLRPDIYPKQ, from the coding sequence ATGAAAGAGTATTGGGACTCTTTATCCAAAGAGCAGCAGTGCGAATTAGCTGTAAGCGTTAAATCGACTCGCGGTTACCTGCGCTTGGTTTTCAACGGCTACAAAAAGGCAGGCTTCTCCCTCGCCAAAAAGCTCGAAGAAATCACGTCCGGCGCAATAACCAAATCAGATTTGCGGCCTGACATCTACCCGAAACAGTAA
- a CDS encoding LexA family protein, whose translation MKTIQEIRRLNARKLRDGVGGNTYFATMIDREPTQTSRFMGDGASKNIGDAMARHIEKCFNLPLGWLDQEHQTTNVAKSPDVSDTNRNITLVPVISWVQAGAWTEAGFAEVDLSSVETYPCPVPCGPMTYILRVIGDSMIDEYRPGDMIFVDPEIPASHGDDVIALMHDSGETTFKRLIEDGCSKYLKALNQSWPEPYIKIDGNCSIIGTVIFSGKPRRYLHKN comes from the coding sequence ATGAAAACGATTCAGGAAATTAGGCGGTTAAACGCCAGAAAACTGCGTGACGGTGTCGGCGGGAACACTTACTTCGCCACCATGATCGACAGAGAACCTACCCAGACCAGCAGGTTTATGGGGGATGGAGCGTCTAAAAATATCGGCGATGCGATGGCGCGCCATATTGAAAAATGTTTCAATTTGCCTTTAGGATGGTTGGATCAGGAACACCAAACTACTAACGTTGCAAAAAGTCCTGACGTATCAGACACTAATAGAAATATTACATTAGTTCCGGTTATTTCCTGGGTGCAGGCAGGAGCATGGACGGAAGCTGGCTTTGCTGAGGTGGACTTGAGTAGCGTTGAAACTTATCCGTGCCCTGTGCCGTGCGGCCCCATGACATATATCTTGCGTGTGATTGGCGACTCCATGATCGATGAGTATCGACCTGGAGACATGATTTTTGTTGACCCAGAGATCCCGGCAAGTCATGGCGATGATGTCATAGCGCTTATGCACGATTCCGGAGAAACTACCTTCAAGAGATTGATTGAAGATGGTTGCAGTAAATACCTGAAGGCATTGAATCAAAGCTGGCCAGAGCCTTACATAAAGATAGATGGCAACTGCTCCATAATCGGAACGGTGATCTTCTCAGGCAAGCCACGACGATACCTCCATAAAAATTAA
- the rdgC gene encoding recombination-associated protein RdgC → MNNPFFKNLLAYRLSRDVIIVDNNGTAKLAQQLEAFRFTPCGSQDFAKAGWVSPMGALSDQLFHLTGGQLLLVIRREEKILPKPVITEELDKKVAKLEGQQNRKLKKTEKDSLRDEVLHSLLPRAFTRSSMIRIWINLNDSLVLIDSASARRAEDALALLRKTLGSLPVVPLTMETPIELTMTEWVRSGSAPQGFALGDEAELKAILEDGGIGRFKKQELSSDEITSHLDAGKLVTRLALDWQQRVDFVLSDDAAIKRLRFADELRDQNDDIDREDAAARFDADFVLMTGELASLLNNLTTALGGEAKR, encoded by the coding sequence ATGAATAACCCGTTCTTCAAAAACCTGCTGGCTTATCGCCTCAGCCGCGATGTGATCATCGTCGACAACAACGGCACGGCGAAGCTGGCGCAGCAGCTTGAGGCGTTCCGCTTCACTCCCTGCGGTAGCCAGGACTTCGCTAAGGCTGGCTGGGTGTCGCCGATGGGCGCGCTGTCGGATCAGCTGTTCCACCTCACTGGCGGCCAACTTCTGTTGGTAATCCGTCGCGAAGAAAAAATATTGCCGAAGCCAGTGATCACCGAGGAGCTGGACAAAAAGGTAGCGAAGCTGGAAGGCCAGCAGAACCGCAAGCTGAAGAAGACCGAAAAAGACTCGCTGCGCGATGAAGTGCTCCACTCCTTGCTACCGCGCGCCTTTACTCGCAGCAGCATGATCCGCATCTGGATAAACCTCAACGACTCCCTGGTGCTGATCGACTCTGCCAGTGCTCGACGTGCAGAAGACGCGCTGGCGCTGCTGCGTAAAACTCTCGGCTCTTTGCCGGTGGTGCCGCTGACGATGGAGACACCGATAGAGCTGACTATGACCGAATGGGTGCGCTCAGGATCAGCGCCTCAGGGATTTGCTCTGGGAGATGAAGCCGAGCTCAAAGCGATCCTGGAAGATGGCGGCATCGGCCGCTTCAAAAAGCAGGAGCTTTCCAGTGACGAGATCACCTCCCACTTGGACGCTGGCAAGCTGGTCACCAGACTGGCGCTGGACTGGCAGCAGCGCGTCGATTTTGTGCTGAGCGATGACGCGGCAATTAAGCGGCTCAGGTTCGCCGATGAGCTGCGCGACCAGAACGACGATATTGATCGGGAAGATGCCGCTGCGCGCTTTGACGCTGAC